The Branchiostoma floridae strain S238N-H82 chromosome 10, Bfl_VNyyK, whole genome shotgun sequence genome has a segment encoding these proteins:
- the LOC118424129 gene encoding isocitrate dehydrogenase [NADP] cytoplasmic-like: MGKIKAGPVVEVKGDEMTRVIWELIKDKLIFPFLDVELHTFDLSIEERDRTDDQITIDCANAIKQYSVGVKCATITPDEKRVEEFNLKKMWRSPNGTIRNILGGTVFREAIICKNIPRLVTGWTKPIVIGRHAFGDQYKATDFVVPGAGKLEITFTPENGGEAQKYTVFDFKDGGGVALGMYNTDASIRDFAHSCMTFALQKAWPLYMSTKNTILKKYDGRFKDIFQEIYDQKYKTKFEEAGIWYEHRLIDDMVAYAMKSEGGFVWACKNYDGDVQSDSVAQGYGSLGMMTSVLICPDGKTVESEAAHGTVTRHYRMHQQGKETSTNPIASIFAWTRGLLHRAKLDKNNELKTFATSLEETCIETIEGGKMTKDLAICIKGLANVTRADYLNTFEFLDALAENLQKKLSAQ; the protein is encoded by the exons ATGGGAAAGATCAAGGCCGGACCAGTCgtggaggtcaaaggtgacgAGATGACCCGGGTCATCTGGGAGCTCATCAAGGACAAGCTGATTTTCCCGTTTCTGGACGTGGAGCTTCACACCTTCGACCTGTCCATTGAGGAACGGGATCGCACGGACGACCAGATCACGATAGACTGCGCCAACGCCATCAAGCAGTACAGCGTGGGAGTCAAGTGTGCTACCATCACTCCAGATGAAAAAAGA GTAGAGGAGTTCAACTTGAAGAAGATGTGGAGATCGCCCAATGGCACGATCCGTAACATCCTGGGTGGAACAGTGTTCCGAGAGGCCATCATCTGTAAGAACATTCCCCGATTGGTCACCGGCTGGACGAAACCTATCGTGATTGGACGTCACGCTTTTGGAGATCag tacaaGGCCACAGACTTTGTTGTACCAGGAGCAGGTAAACTGGAGATCACATTCACACCAGAGAATGGAGGAGAGGCGCAGAAGTACACAGTCTTCGACTTCAAAG ATGGTGGCGGGGTTGCGCTGGGCATGTACAACACGGACGCCTCCATCAGGGACTTCGCCCACAGCTGCATGACCTTTGCCCTCCAGAAGGCCTGGCCGCTCTACATGTCCACTAAGAACACCATCTTAAAGAAGTACGACGGAAGGTTCAAGGACATCTTCCAGGAGATCTATGACCAG AAATACAAGACAAAGTTCGAGGAAGCAGGGATCTGGTATGAGCACCGGCTCATCGATGACATGGTGGCGTACGCCATGAAGTCTGAGGGCGGGTTTGTCTGGGCCTGTAAGAACTACGATGGGGACGTGCAGTCAGACTCTGTAGCACAGG GCTATGGTTCCCTGGGAATGATGACCAGCGTACTGATCTGTCCGGACGGAAAGACTGTAGAGTCTGAGGCCGCCCATGGCACCGTAACACGACACTACCGGATGCACCAACAGGGCAAGGAGACGTCCACAAACCCCATAG CCTCCATTTTTGCGTGGACCCGAGGCCTTCTCCACCGAGCCAAGCTGGACAAGAACAATGAGCTGAAAACCTTTGCCACCAGCCTGGAGGAGACGTGCATAGAGACCATCGAGGGGGGGAAGATGACTAAAGACCTGGCTATCTGCATCAAGGGTCTGGCTAA TGTGACACGCGCCGACTATCTCAACACCTTCGAATTCCTGGACGCTCTGGCTGAGAATCTACAGAAGAAGCTGTCTGCACAATGA
- the LOC118423873 gene encoding ATP-dependent RNA helicase DHX8-like gives MADELQKLEHLSLVSKICTELDNHLGINDKDLAEFIIDIAEKNKNEDAFKKALSENGGEFPESFASNLLRIIQTMKPSARPKGNDGSGKKKKKKPKNKLDEKKEMFPFLAMKDEPHPEKLLDDEAVAASAMDELEALLGKAKDTEEVKTEDRKEKDRDRKRHRSRSRSRERKRDRRRHRSRSRSRDRDRRRKHSRSRSRSRDRDRHDRRRDRDEKPREKERYRDRDRERDRDRDKGTSDKFVTHAPPAEPVVGDIYSGKITNIMQFGCFVQLEGLRKRWEGLVHVSELRREGRVSNVGDVVVKGQRVKVKVLSFTGTKTSLSMKDVDQDSGEDLNPSRIRGGVGGEVSDDVGARNPDRPSNLPLVSVPEEENQGPVKKVQRISSPEKWELKQMAAANVLNPCDLPDFDEDTGVLPKDDDSDEDIEIEMKEEEPAFLQGRTKQSMDLSPVRIVKNPDGSLAQAAMMQSALSKERREVKAQQRQAEEDSIPADLNKHWVDPMPDVEGRQLASALRGISAFPQDMPDWKRAAFGGNKASYGKKTQMSIIEQRQSLPIYKLKDELVDAVTQNQILIVIGETGSGKTTQITQYLAEAGFTVRGKLGCTQPRRVAAMSVAKRVSEEFGCRLGQEVGYTIRFEDVTSPETKIKYMTDGMLLRECLIDGDLTQYSVIMLDEAHERTISTDVLFGLMKKAVHKRPDLKLIVTSATLDAVKFSQYFFEAPIFTIPGRAFPVEILYTKEAETDYLDASLITVMQIHLTEPPGDILVFLTGQEEIDTACEILFERMKTLGPEVPELIILPVYSALPSEMQTRIFDPAPPGSRKVVIATNIAETSLTIDGIYFVVDPGFVKQKVYNSKTGMDALVVTPISQAQAKQRSGRAGRTGPGKCYRLYTERAYRDEMLPTAVPEIQRTNLASTVLNLKAMGINDLLSFDFMDSPPMETMVTAMEQLHYLSALDDEGLLTRLGRRMAEFPLEPNLSKMLIMSVHLGCSDEVLTIVSMLSVQSVFYRPKDKQALADQKKAKFHQAEGDHLTLLAVYNSWKNNKFSNAWCYENFVQARSLRRAQDIRKQMLGIMDRHKLDVVSCGKGTVKVQKAICSGFFRNAAKKDPQEGYRTLVDQQVVYIHPSSALFNRQPDWVVYHELVLTTKEYMREVTTIDPRWLVEFAAAFFKFSDPTKLSKQKKQQRLEPLYNKYEEPNAWRISRAFRRR, from the exons ATGGCGGACGAGCTTCAGAAGTTGGAGCATCTTTCCCTGGTGTCTAAAATCTGTACGGAGTTGGACAACCATCTGGGGATCAACGACAAGGATCTAG CTGAATTCATCATTGACATagcagaaaagaacaaaaatgaagatgcCTTTAAGAAAGCGCTGTCAGAGAATGGAGGAGAATTTCCT GAGTCCTTTGCCTCCAACCTGCTTCGAATCATTCAGACCATGAAGCCCAGTGCTAGACCCAAGGGTAATG ACGGAAGtgggaagaaaaagaagaaaaagccGAAGAACAAACTTGATGAGAAGAAGGAGATGTTTCCCTTCCTGGCAATGAAGGATGAGCCACATCCTGAG AAACTCCTTGATGACGAGGCAGTTGCCGCAAGCGCCATGGACGAACTAGAGGCTCTACTTGGAAAGGCTAAAGACACAGAAGA AGTAAAAACCGAAGATCGaaaagagaaagacagagacagGAAACGGCACCGCAGCAGAAGCAGAAGCCGGGAGAGAAAAAGGGACCGCAGGCGACACAGGTCGCGCTCGCGCAGCCGCGATCGGGACCGCAGACGGAAACACTCCCGATCGCGCAGTCGGAGCCGAGACAGGGACAGACACGACAGACGGAGGGATCGAGATGAGAAGccgagagagaaggagagatacagggacagggacagagagagggaCAGAGACAGGGACAAGGGGACGAGTGACAAGTTTGTCA cCCATGCACCCCCAGCGGAGCCAGTAGTAGGAGACATCTACAGCGGAAAGATCACCAACATCATGCAGTTTGGCTGCTTCGTGCAGCTGGAGGGATTGCGCAAGAGGTGGGAGGGACTGGTTCATGTGTCAGAG CTCCGGAGGGAAGGCAGGGTTTCCAATGTTGGAGATGTGGTGGTCAAAGGTCAGAGGGTGAAGGTCAAAGTGTTGTCCTTCACAGGGACAAAGACCAGTCTGTCCATGAAG GATGTTGACCAGGACTCGGGAGAGGACCTGAACCCCAGCCGTATCCGAGGCGGGGTGGGGGGTGAGGTATCGGATGACGTGGGTGCCCGGAATCCCGACCGCCCGTCCAACCTGCCGCTGGTCTCCGTTCCTGAGGAGGAGAACCAAGGACCTGTCAAGAAGGTCCAGCGGATCTCATCACCTGAGAAGTGGGAGCTTAAACAG ATGGCAGCAGCGAATGTGTTGAACCCGTGTGACCTGCCAGACTTTGATGAGGACACCGGCGTGCTGCCGAAAGACGACGATTCCGATGAAGACATTGAGATTGAGATGAAGGAAGAAGAACCTGCCTTCCTACAGGGTCGCACAAAACAGAGCATGGATCTCAGCCCTGTCAGGATAGTGAAG AACCCGGACGGTTCTCTGGCGCAGGCCGCCATGATGCAGAGCGCTCTGTCAAAGGAGCGTCGCGAAGTGAAGGCACAACAGCGACAGGCGGAGGAAGATTCCATCCCCGCGGACCTCAACAAACACTGGGTCGACCCCATGCCTGATG TTGAAGGACGTCAGCTGGCCAGTGCCCTGCGAGGCATAAGTGCATTCCCCCAGGACATGCCTGACTGGAAGAGAGCAGCCTTCGGGGGGAACAAGGCTTCTTACGGCAAGAAGACCCAGATGTCCATCATCGAGCAGAGGCAGAGTCTGCCTATCTACAAACTCAAGGATGAACTAGTGGAC GCCGTGACCCAGAACCAGATCCTGATTGTGATTGGTGAGACCGGCAGCGGGAAGACCACCCAGATCACGCAGTACCTCGCCGAGGCCGGCTTCACCGTCAGGGGCAAGCTGGGATGTACGCAGCCCCGTCGTGTGGCCGCCATGTCTGTCGCCAAGAGGGTATCAGAGGAGTTTGGTTGTCGTCTGGGGCAGGAG GTTGGCTACACCATCCGTTTTGAAGACGTGACGAGCCCAGAGACAAAGATTAAGTACATGACGGACGGCATGTTGCTGAGGGAGTGTCTGATAGACGGGGATCTGACCCAGTACTCTGTTATCATGTTGGATGAGGCTCACGAGAGGACCATCAGTACCGACGTGCTGTTTGGACTCATGAAAAAG GCTGTACACAAGCGACCAGACTTGAAGCTGATCGTGACCTCAGCGACCCTAGATGCGGTGAAGTTCTCGCAGTATTTCTTCGAGGCTCCGATCTTCACAATCCCCGGCCGCGCTTTCCCGGTAGAAATCCTGTACACTAAGGAAGCAGAGACGGACTACCTGGACGCTTCCCTCATCACCGTCATGCAGATCCACCTCACTGAACCTCCAG GTGACATCCTGGTGTTCCTGACAGGTCAGGAGGAGATTGACACAGCCTGTGAGATCCTGTTTGAGCGGATGAAGACTCTCGGCCCGGAGGTTCCGGAGCTCATCATCCTGCCGGTTTACTCCGCCCTCCCCAGCGAGATGCAGACCAGAATCTTTGATCCTGCACCTCCTGGGAGTAGAAAG GTTGTTATCGCAACCAATATTGCTGAGACATCCCTGACCATTGACGGTATCTACTTTGTGGTGGATCCTGGGTTTGTCAAGCAGAAGGTCTACAACTCCAAAACTGGCATGGATGCTCTGGTGGTCACACCTATCTCACAG GCTCAAGCCAAACAGCGGTCAGGCCGGGCCGGCCGCACTGGGCCAGGCAAGTGTTACCGCCTCTACACCGAGCGTGCGTACCGAGACGAGATGCTCCCCACGGCCGTCCCCGAGATCCAGCGCACGAACCTGGCCAGCACCGTGCTGAACCTGAAAGCCATGGGCATCAACGACCTTCTGTCGTTCGACTTCATGGACTCCCCGCCCATGGAAACCATGGTAACCGCCATGGAACAGCTGCACTACCTCAGTGCACTGGATGATGAGGGGCTGCTGACCAGGCTGGGCAGGAGG ATGGCGGAGTTTCCCCTGGAACCAAACCTGTCCAAGATGCTAATCATGTCCGTGCACCTCGGCTGCAGTGATGAAGTCTTAACCATCGTGTCTATGCTGTCTGTACAGTCTGTCTTCTACAGGCCAAAG GACAAACAAGCACTGGCCGACCAAAAGAAAGCGAAGTTCCACCAGGCAGAGGGTGACCATCTCACGCTGCTCGCCGTTTACAACTCCTGGAAGAACAACAAGTTCTCCAACGCCTGGTGCTACGAAAACTTCGTGCAGGCTCGGTCACTACGGCGGGCACAGGACATCCGTAAGCAGATGCTGGGCATCATGGACAG ACACAAGCTTGATGTGGTATCCTGTGGTAAGGGCACAGTGAAGGTACAGAAAGCCATCTGTAGCGGTTTCTTCCGTAACGCAGCGAAGAAGGACCCGCAGGAGGGTTACCGAACCCTGGTGGATCAGCAGGTGGTGTATATCCACCCCTCCAGTGCTCTGTTCAACAGGCAGCCTGACTG ggttGTGTACCATGAGCTGGTGCTCACCACTAAGGAGTACATGCGAGAGGTCACCACCATCGACCCCCGCTGGCTGGTCGAGTTTGCTGCGGCCTTCTTCAAGTTCTCCGACCCGACCAAACTCAGCAAGCAGAAGAAGCAGCAGCGTCTTGAGCCGCTCTACAACAAGTATGAGGAGCCCAATGCTTGGAGAATATCCAGGGCCTTCCGTAGGAGATAG